In Syntrophobacterales bacterium, a genomic segment contains:
- a CDS encoding DUF1834 family protein produces MDFTDIEDRIKTAIRTAIPYAKLVETYAGQLEGDMEKLPMSFPVVFVAYGGSALDLVDGQSYNDAPTFSIVVAAKDLRGAKDLREGEHGCYQMIKGVLGAIAGQTLGLDIWPLKPVRVNLIFISRIMAAYGIDFETSFDSIYQEG; encoded by the coding sequence ATGGACTTTACGGATATTGAAGACAGGATAAAGACTGCGATCAGGACGGCTATACCCTACGCCAAACTTGTTGAGACCTACGCGGGTCAGCTTGAGGGCGATATGGAAAAGCTTCCCATGTCGTTCCCTGTAGTCTTCGTGGCTTACGGCGGCTCCGCTCTCGACCTGGTCGATGGTCAGAGCTATAACGACGCCCCCACATTCTCGATCGTCGTCGCGGCCAAGGACTTGCGAGGAGCGAAGGATCTGCGCGAAGGCGAACATGGCTGCTACCAGATGATAAAGGGTGTGCTCGGCGCAATAGCGGGACAGACTTTAGGACTCGACATATGGCCTCTTAAACCGGTCCGGGTCAATCTTATCTTTATATCCAGGATCATGGCAGCCTACGGCATAGATTTCGAAACGAGTTTTGATAGCATCTATCAGGAGGGATAA
- a CDS encoding DUF1320 domain-containing protein: protein MYSTIDDIKKLLPEGALIQLTDDEDTGAPVIARIDEAVVQADAEINAYCAGRYIVPFATTPDVIKKCSVDIAIYNLYSRHVEEIPETRADRYKNAIRLLEAIAKGTISIGAAEELSTNNSDSAVNTKTNDDRTFTKESLAGF from the coding sequence ATGTACTCTACCATTGACGATATCAAAAAACTGCTCCCCGAGGGCGCGCTTATCCAGCTAACCGATGACGAAGATACCGGAGCGCCGGTAATTGCAAGGATAGACGAGGCAGTAGTGCAGGCCGACGCAGAGATCAACGCGTACTGCGCGGGCAGGTACATAGTCCCGTTTGCGACCACACCCGACGTGATCAAAAAATGCTCAGTCGATATCGCGATTTATAACCTATACAGCAGACATGTGGAGGAGATTCCGGAGACAAGGGCTGACCGGTATAAAAATGCGATACGTCTCCTTGAGGCCATAGCTAAGGGGACGATTTCTATCGGGGCGGCGGAGGAACTGTCTACAAATAACTCCGACAGCGCGGTAAACACAAAAACAAACGATGACCGTACCTTTACAAAAGAAAGTCTGGCGGGGTTCTAA